CCCAGCACGTGTAGTGCAGGTGGTGGCTAGCTCCACACAAGGGTGGATAGTCCTCGAACGCCTTCCCGCGTTGCCACTCTGGTAGCTGGCAAAGACAGCCATCTTTGCCCACAGTCCACTGGGAAAGAATTCGAAGAGCAGCTCAGCTTGCTGCAGCGCTCAGCTCAGGCTGCGCCCCCAGGGGTCTCAGCACCAGGCCCCAGGGTGGAGGTTCGGAACAGGCTGTCTGTGGGGCCGGTCTCACAAGGGTGGAGAACTTGAGTTGACTCGGAAGAGAAGCCagacaggaaagggggtggggagagacgaCCATGCAAGGAACTGTCTCTACATGCAGCGAGGATGGGGCTAGTTGGGGGAGTGGTTTAACTCTGTTCCTCGGGGAGTTGTTGGGAGTCTTACCCCAGAGCAGAGGTGGGGTTCTTGGGAATACCCAGTCACTTTCTCTCTGCATTTTAAAACCATCCCCGGCCTTTCCCCTCGTCCCACTCCTGTGTTCCTGCTGAGCTGAGTTGATCGTGGTAGCGTCTGAAGAGCTGCATCAGCAGTGCTTCACGAAACACCCATTTCACGCTGGTCTTAAAAGCTTGTCTCCTGCAACCCACCACCTTTTCCAGAGGgcaccctcagccccctgcccttgCGCCTCGGGACAGCGAGAGCTGGCAGCTCATCATGGAAACAGCCCGAAGCCAGCTGTCagcgctggggggtggggtggggggagctgtaaGGGCTCAACTTTAACCAGTGTTAAGGAAGATCCAGGGCTGGCTAGTCCTGCTTCGTACCAGGGCAAACACCCCATTACAAATTATCTTAACCTTTGTTAAAAATGAGAAGGCAGAACAGGTCCAGCCTTTGAACAATCAAGTGTTCACTACATCTCCCATGCTGGCCCCAGCCCTTGGTCTCACTCCCTTGAGCTGGTGAGAGTTTTTTAGCAGGAAAAACCCCTTTGGGTGCCAGGCTCTTAGATCAGTGTATTCAGCGACTGGTCCAGGGACTGGCGCTGGTCCCTGAGCTCTCCCTGGCCGGTTCCTGCTATTAAAAAGGCAAGGAACGCTGTCTGGACGGTAGCGACGTTGATAAGAACTGTCCCGCAGGGAAGAGAGTTAGCTGAGCTGCCTGGAACTGCTGCAGCTGCTAAAGTCTGAGTCCATTTCATCCCAGCTGGTGTTTGGGCTGGAGCTGGTGTCTGGATcccctggccctggctggggcatctctcaggatcagactGGTGGAGGGCTGAGAGtccaggagctagtggggtggtCGCTGTGATGATGACACTTCCTCCAGTAGCTGATTTTGCTCCCGAGTATCTTTCTTTACAGACCCCTCCAGAGGGAGCAGTGGGTGGGGCAGAACAGCCCATCCCCTCCTTGCTTTGTTCATCAATCAGCCCTACTtttcagctagggtgaccagatgttccatttttatagggacagtcctgatttttgggtctatttcttatataggctcctattaccccccacccaccctctgtccctatttttcacacttgctgtctggtcaccctatttccagtGCACCAATTTTGGGTTCCCCGAGGCCTGGTCCCAGGCTTACCAGGCCTGATCACAGCCCAGCCCTTGAGTTAGAGCAATGGGCTTTTGGGCTCTGTTGCACCGTTCCCCCTTTACTGTTTGTTGTCGCCAGTTACCACGACAGCTTGAGAACTTGCGTTCCCGTCCTGCCATCGAGCTGACAATTTGGGTATGTGTGTAGCCCCACTGATCACAGCAGGCCCCATCATTGACTCTGGCTATGCCCATTATTGTCTTCTGGGGAGGCTTCTTCCCCCATCTCTGTCTGCCAGCTCCCCTCCTAGGGGTCCCTCTTCTAGCGCTTCTCCCCCACTATCCATGTAAAGCTGGTCCCCTGCCCTGTGCACCGAAGGAGGGACAAAGGGGAAAACCTCTGGCTACCTGGTTGTGGGGAACAGCGTCCTCTagtggctgcagaggagcattgcAGGGTGGTCAGTGTGGCCGGCAGGGCCCTGGCCCAGAGGGCACTTGCTGGCTGTGCTGTTCGTGGGGTAACGCTGGGGACTCTGCCCACAGGAAAGTCTCTTCCATGCCGCCTGGGACATGCTGAGCAACGAGACCCGCAAGGAAATCGAGGTGAATCTGAACTGCTGTGGGCTGCTAAACAACACCAATGACCCAGCCGCCATCAGGACGTTCCAGATGGAATACAACGACTGCACAGCTGTAAGTCCCAGGGTGGGGCAGTGCCTTACCCCAGTGCTTCTGCCTCTGGGCTTTCCCGGCTTGCCAGGGTTGCCCAGCTGTTCACCCCCAGGGGAAACGAGCTGGGAGATCTCCAGCCTGGTTCCCAGGGGTGGCTGTTGAGGCATTCGGGCTCCAGGGCTGTAATTCTGACTCCTCCCAGCTGGGCACAAGTCTGTATGTGCTGGGGCCAGCAGAGGATCAGGCATGTCTCTGTCAGGAGAGGGAATCCCATTCACGCCCAGCCCCCTTGCCTGCGCCATGCTCTCCTGACTGCTCTAATGGGGGGAACGGTTCTGCTCCCCCGTAGCCGCGCTGCCCTGCCTGCGGGGGGGAGTGTCACTGTGGGGTTTTATCATCCTCTCCAGATGTGTAAGGACAACACGACCAAGGGCCACATGCCCAGCTGTCCTAAGTGCGGGGAGAAGATGCTGAAGCATTCAGACGAGGCTCTGAAAATCCTTGGAGGAGTCGGACTGTTCTTCAGCTTCACGGAGGTAATTCCTCTGGCCGGGACtggagtgggtggggtggggtggggtggggtggggtggggtggggtggggtggggtggggtggggtggggtgggatggtggGGACTCCAGGTCTTctctcagcaaagcacttacacagTGACCCTCAGGAGCTCCTTGTGACTCACTGGGGAGGAACCAGCACCACCAGTGGAAGCTGCAGCCTGTGACACGGGGAGCCCCCATCGCACCTAATCccaccctgctctctctctctctctctctctctgttctcctaGATCCTCGGAGTCTTGCTAGCCATGCGCTACAGAAACCAGAAAGACCCCAGAGCAAATCCCAGTGCCTTCTTATAGATggtccaccccctgccccttcccctccccagctgctaGTACCTTAGCCAAGACTCCATCTCCCTCCTGCTCGGAAGGAAAGCGACGCCTGCATCTGCCCCCCTCTCCCACGGCCGTGTTACCAAAGTGCTGAGCGGATGAAACAGCAGCTGCATGGCTCCATCCTTGATATGAAGCCTTTGGCAAACGGCTGGTGGGAGTGGCGTGGGGTGGGGAGCCCCGCGAGAACGTTCTGGTGCAGTGAGAGCCTGGGCTTGGCCGTGCCGGAGCCAGGCAGCCCCGCTGAGCGCTGGGCACGGCTAGGAGCATGAAGGTGCTAACCTGTAGTTAGGGCTCTGTTCTGGCACGTAGCCAAAGGCAGAGAGGCATGTTGCCCTGCTGAGACCGGCCATGCCAGCCTGGCCAGGAGCAAACTCCAGGGCTGTATTTACCTTTGTGGAGACTCACGTGCCACAGCTGCGCTGACCCGACAAGGAGAGGGAGGGATCTGCACAGCTTGGAGACGGCGGAGCTGGAGCGAAGCGCCAGGGCCCCGTCATCTAGGAAGTTGTTCCtttaaggggtggggcagggggccttGTCTCTGATGAATGTACAGCCTGTCACGGAGCTACCTGCCCTGAAGATGTTCATGTgactgggggggtggaggggatctAACAGGTGCCAAGGTGCTGGTGCATACCTGTTGGCATTTTTATCCTTAAACTAAGTGGAATCTTAAGAGCCAGGCTGTAGCCTTTCAGCAGGTAGCACCTGGGCAGCTGCTCCTGCTTCCTCTTGCCCCACCTAAGGGCTTTGCAGGGACATTTCAGAGCCTTGGAGCAGCAACTCAGCCTCCTGCAGAAGAATCTTTCAAAGCCTCTGGCCTCTATGTCCATGGCTGACCCCCAGCTGTCTGCCCCTAACCTCCCATGGGGCAGTAGAGACCAGCTGCCTTCCTGGAACGGTGAGAGCCTCAGCCGAGCTGGGGGTCCCATCCTCCTCCGCTGCCGCAGTCAGCTGGAGCTTGCTTCTGCACTGTCATAAAGGGATCGGCCTGTTGTAGAGGGGCCACCCCCCACCCAGATTCCTTGCCCAGGTGATCTCTGCAGGGCAGTTCCCTGCCtgttgcagggctggctgggatcTCTCTTTGCCAGCCCCCAGCTGTGGCGTCTTTGGTTTTTGCTGCATCCCTGGCCTGAGACCTTAGCCCAACAGCCAGATGCAGCTTGACCGATGCCTTACTTAGAGCGCAGTGTTACACCTCCCTGCAGCAGGTGAGTTTGGCTTGAGACTGACtgggagggctgggctggcccaCTGCATTCCCGGATCCACCCGCTGTCTCCAAGGAGCAGTgtctgcccctttctctgggttgGACATGGGGAGTTGGAGCCTTGTGCTGTTACATGTGCAGCTGGGCACTTAGTCCCACGCACAAGTCCTGTGCTCTGCAGTGGGGCTAAGTTGATTAGCATGTGGGGCTGGGAATAGAGCCAGGGCCAATggattctcctccctccccccccagtacGGGGACAGACAGTGCTAGCTTCTCACCTTCACCCGAGTTTGCAATGAGTGTCGCCGCCAGCGGCCGTAGCCGCCAGCTCCAATGGCACAGAACAGCCGCCGCTGCAGGCCGTAGCTCCCTGGCAAGACAGCACTGGCCCAGCCACCGCTTGGCTGGACTCAGACGGGCAGtagggtggggctggaggctcCCCAAAAGATGctggctgctccccctcccctcgcATGCAGTAGAGGGCCCAGGCGCAGCTGGGTAAACTGCCCTcccgcccaccccaccccaggagaAGCACCATCCTTAACCAACACTGGATAGTTTTGATTCTTCTTCTCGCCCTGCCTCTGAGAGTCTCCTCTCTCATGT
This DNA window, taken from Chelonoidis abingdonii isolate Lonesome George chromosome 26, CheloAbing_2.0, whole genome shotgun sequence, encodes the following:
- the TSPAN31 gene encoding tetraspanin-31; the encoded protein is MVCGGGFACSRNALCALNVVYVLVGLLLIGVAAWGKSFGIVFSIHIIGGVIAVGFFLLLIAIVGLIGAINHHQVMLFFYMVILGLVFLFQLGVSCSCLALNASREESLFHAAWDMLSNETRKEIEVNLNCCGLLNNTNDPAAIRTFQMEYNDCTAMCKDNTTKGHMPSCPKCGEKMLKHSDEALKILGGVGLFFSFTEILGVLLAMRYRNQKDPRANPSAFL